A genomic region of Melopsittacus undulatus isolate bMelUnd1 chromosome 5, bMelUnd1.mat.Z, whole genome shotgun sequence contains the following coding sequences:
- the RAB19 gene encoding ras-related protein Rab-19, whose product MPFPSSSADDAFDYLFKIILIGDSNVGKTCVVHRFKTGQFNEKQQNTIGVDFTVRSMDIDGKKVKIQVWDTAGQERFRTITQSYYRSAHGAILAYDLTRRSTFESIPHWINEIEKYGAANLVMMLIGNKSDSLDKRQVLFEDACTLAEKHGLLAVLETSAKEAQNIEEVFILMAKELIARNTLQLHGENPPNSIYLDSRPVIASPSVEKSQCLC is encoded by the exons ATGCCTTTCCCCAGCTCTAGCGCGGACGATGCTTTCGACTACCTCTTCAAGATCATCCTGATCGGGGACTCTAACGTGGGGAAGACGTGCGTGGTGCACCGCTTCAAGACGGGGCAGTTCAACGAGAAGCAGCAGAACACCATCGGCGTGGACTTCACCGTGCGCTCCATGGACATCGACGGCAAGAAAGTGAag ATCCAGGTGTGGGACACAGCTGGTCAAGAACGCTTCCGGACAATAACCCAGTCTTATTACAGGAGTGCCCATGGGGCCATCCTTGCCTATGACCTTACTAGGAGGTCCACATTTGAATCCATTCCTCACTGGATTAATGAAATTGAAAAATATGGTGCTGCAAACTTGGTCATGATGTTAATTG ggAACAAATCTGACTCACTGGATAAGCGCCAAGTCCTGTTTGAAGATGCCTGCACACTGGCAGAGAAGCATGGGCTCTTAGCTGTGCTGGAGACATCAGCTAAAGAAGCTCAAAACATAGAGGAAGTGTTCATACTAATGGCCAAAGAGCTAATAGCCCGTAATACCTTACAGCTTCATGGAGAGAACCCTCCAAACAGCATCTATCTTGATTCCAGGCCGGTGATTGCCAGTCCAAGTGTGGAGAAGAGCCAGTGCCTCTGCTGA